A stretch of the Amycolatopsis sp. BJA-103 genome encodes the following:
- a CDS encoding exodeoxyribonuclease VII small subunit: MSKPGGETAELGYEQARDRLVEVVRELEAGGLSLEQSLALWEKGEQLAKVCEHHLEGARERIEAALSSVEDESGNGQ; the protein is encoded by the coding sequence GTGAGCAAACCCGGTGGCGAGACCGCCGAACTCGGCTACGAGCAGGCCCGCGACAGGCTGGTCGAGGTCGTCCGCGAACTCGAAGCGGGCGGGCTGTCCCTGGAGCAGTCGCTCGCTCTCTGGGAAAAGGGCGAGCAACTGGCGAAGGTCTGCGAGCACCATCTCGAAGGCGCGCGCGAGCGGATCGAGGCCGCGCTGTCGTCGGTGGAAGACGAGAGCGGCAACGGTCAGTGA
- the glpX gene encoding class II fructose-bisphosphatase, translating to MPTPTSSASSSRRREAPDRNLAMELVRVTEAAAMAAGRWVGRGDKIGGDGAAVDAMRQLVSTVSMRGVVVIGEGEKDEAPMLFNGEEVGNGDGPDCDVAVDPVDGTTLMAKGMPNALAVLAVAERGAMFDPSAVFYMEKLAVGPDAAGKVDLAAPVAENIRRVAKAKNSSVSDVTVCILDRPRHEQLIKEVREAGARIRFISDGDVAGAIAAARPSTGVDMLLGIGGTPEGIIAACAMKCLGGELQGRLWPKDDAEREKALAAGHDLDRVLGNDDLVRGDNVFFCATGVTDGDLLRGVHYRAGGATTQSIVMRSKSGTVRMIDGYHRLTKLRSYSSVNFDGHLDDSLEDDVVPPLP from the coding sequence ATGCCCACCCCCACCTCGTCCGCCAGCTCTTCCCGACGCCGTGAAGCGCCCGATCGCAACCTCGCGATGGAACTGGTCCGCGTGACCGAAGCCGCCGCGATGGCCGCGGGCCGCTGGGTGGGGCGCGGGGACAAGATCGGCGGAGACGGCGCCGCCGTGGACGCGATGCGCCAGCTGGTCTCGACCGTGTCGATGCGCGGCGTGGTCGTCATCGGCGAGGGCGAGAAGGACGAAGCCCCGATGCTGTTCAACGGGGAAGAGGTCGGCAACGGCGACGGGCCGGACTGCGACGTCGCGGTCGACCCGGTCGACGGGACCACCCTGATGGCCAAGGGCATGCCGAACGCGCTGGCCGTGCTCGCGGTCGCCGAACGCGGCGCGATGTTCGACCCGTCCGCGGTCTTCTACATGGAGAAGCTCGCCGTCGGCCCGGACGCCGCGGGCAAGGTCGACCTCGCCGCCCCGGTCGCGGAGAACATCCGCCGGGTCGCGAAGGCCAAGAACTCCAGCGTTTCCGACGTCACCGTGTGCATCCTCGACAGGCCGCGTCACGAACAGCTGATCAAGGAGGTCCGCGAGGCGGGCGCCCGGATCCGGTTCATCTCCGACGGCGACGTCGCGGGCGCGATCGCCGCGGCCCGGCCGAGCACCGGCGTCGACATGCTGCTCGGTATCGGCGGCACCCCCGAAGGCATCATCGCCGCCTGCGCGATGAAGTGCCTCGGCGGCGAGCTGCAGGGCCGTCTGTGGCCGAAGGACGACGCGGAGCGTGAGAAGGCGCTGGCCGCGGGCCACGACCTCGACCGCGTGCTCGGCAACGACGACCTCGTCCGCGGCGACAACGTTTTCTTCTGCGCCACCGGCGTCACCGACGGAGACCTGCTGCGCGGCGTGCACTACCGCGCGGGCGGCGCGACCACCCAGTCGATCGTGATGCGCTCGAAGTCCGGCACGGTCCGGATGATCGACGGCTACCACCGGCTGACCAAACTCCGCTCGTACTCGTCCGTCAACTTCGACGGCCACCTCGACGATTCACTGGAAGACGACGTCGTTCCCCCGCTCCCCTAA
- a CDS encoding S1 family peptidase — protein sequence MLKRVLVVLFAAMVFMPVGQATGAGDLVGGREADEPYSFIVSLHSASGKAFCAGALIAAEWLVTAGHCVEGKNPANLSARIGSNDNTQGGEIGKLAEVVVNPSYNPEPEHAGGDLALVRLAAPVKAAPVAIGAIVVPGTPTRLLGWGQTCPTSGCGKGPAKLQQLDTKIVEGVRCTAKFDGAVELCTDNPDGKSGSCYGDSGGPEVAKVDGKWVLLGTISRPGNADPVCATSPSIATSVVAYAQWIAEKTTPPAPAPPA from the coding sequence GTGCTCAAGCGCGTGCTCGTGGTCCTGTTCGCGGCGATGGTCTTCATGCCGGTCGGACAGGCCACGGGCGCGGGCGACCTCGTCGGCGGCAGAGAGGCCGACGAGCCGTATTCGTTCATCGTGTCGCTGCATTCGGCCTCCGGCAAGGCTTTCTGCGCCGGCGCGCTGATCGCGGCGGAGTGGCTCGTGACGGCCGGGCACTGTGTCGAGGGCAAGAACCCGGCGAACCTGAGCGCGCGGATCGGCAGCAACGACAACACCCAAGGCGGCGAGATCGGGAAGCTCGCCGAGGTCGTCGTGAACCCGTCCTACAACCCCGAACCCGAACACGCGGGCGGCGACCTCGCCCTGGTGCGGCTGGCCGCCCCGGTGAAGGCGGCGCCGGTCGCGATCGGGGCCATCGTGGTGCCGGGGACGCCGACGCGGCTGCTCGGCTGGGGCCAGACGTGCCCGACTTCGGGCTGTGGCAAGGGTCCGGCGAAGCTGCAGCAACTGGACACGAAGATCGTCGAAGGCGTGCGCTGCACCGCGAAGTTCGACGGCGCCGTCGAGTTGTGCACCGACAATCCCGACGGGAAGTCGGGTTCGTGCTACGGCGATTCCGGTGGTCCCGAGGTCGCCAAGGTGGACGGGAAATGGGTGCTGCTGGGCACGATCAGCCGTCCGGGCAACGCCGATCCGGTGTGCGCGACTTCGCCGTCGATCGCGACTTCGGTGGTGGCTTACGCGCAGTGGATCGCGGAGAAGACCACACCTCCCGCGCCTGCTCCGCCCGCTTGA
- a CDS encoding NAD(P)/FAD-dependent oxidoreductase, which translates to MSESAGETSYDLVIIGAGPTGLFAAYYAGFRGLSMAVVDSLPEAGGQVTAMYPEKMIYDVGGFAEIRGRDLVQGLVDQAAPFKPVYLLGRKAEKLESVEDGITVTLDGGQVLRAGAVLITAGIGEFTPRPLPAGDGWLGRGMVHFVPALQAHAGQHVVVVGGGDSAFDWVLALHPVAASVTLVHRRARFRAAESIVRQARELGVRIVTDAEVTRFFDRDGALAEVEIQVKGAEPEALRADAVVAALGFTADLGPIESWGLQIDHRAIAVDSTMATPRERVYAAGDVAAYPGKVKLIATGFGEAATAVNNIAVALNPEAHLFPGHSSNAE; encoded by the coding sequence ATGAGCGAGTCCGCTGGGGAAACGTCGTACGACCTCGTCATCATCGGGGCAGGTCCGACGGGTCTTTTCGCCGCCTACTACGCGGGATTCCGCGGCCTTTCGATGGCCGTCGTGGATTCACTGCCGGAGGCGGGCGGCCAGGTCACCGCGATGTACCCCGAAAAGATGATCTACGACGTCGGCGGATTCGCCGAGATCCGTGGCCGGGATCTGGTGCAGGGCCTGGTCGATCAGGCGGCGCCGTTCAAACCGGTGTACCTGCTCGGGCGCAAGGCGGAGAAACTCGAAAGCGTCGAGGACGGCATCACCGTCACGCTCGACGGGGGACAGGTCCTGCGTGCCGGCGCGGTGCTGATCACCGCCGGGATCGGCGAGTTCACCCCGCGTCCGCTGCCCGCCGGTGACGGCTGGCTCGGCCGCGGCATGGTCCACTTCGTGCCCGCGCTCCAGGCGCACGCGGGCCAGCACGTGGTCGTCGTCGGCGGCGGGGATTCGGCGTTCGACTGGGTGCTCGCCCTGCATCCGGTCGCCGCGAGCGTCACCCTCGTGCACCGTCGCGCGCGGTTCCGCGCGGCCGAGTCCATCGTGCGGCAGGCGCGGGAACTCGGCGTGCGGATCGTCACCGACGCCGAGGTCACCCGGTTCTTCGACCGCGACGGCGCGCTCGCGGAGGTCGAGATCCAGGTGAAAGGCGCCGAACCCGAAGCGCTGCGTGCCGACGCGGTGGTCGCGGCTCTCGGTTTCACCGCCGATCTCGGGCCGATCGAGAGCTGGGGACTGCAGATCGACCACCGCGCTATCGCCGTCGACTCGACCATGGCGACCCCGCGTGAGCGGGTCTACGCGGCGGGCGACGTCGCGGCGTATCCGGGGAAGGTGAAGCTGATCGCGACCGGATTCGGGGAAGCGGCGACGGCGGTCAACAACATCGCGGTGGCGTTGAACCCGGAAGCGCATCTGTTCCCCGGTCACTCCAGCAACGCGGAGTAG
- a CDS encoding class II fumarate hydratase encodes MAEQEYRIEHDTMGEVRVPVDALYRAQTQRAVENFPISGRGLERAQIRALGLLKAAAARVNARLGVLDAEVAEAIAKAADEVAEGKHDAHFPIDVFQTGSGTSSNMNANEVIATLASRALGRDVHPNDHVNASQSSNDTFPTTIHVAATETVLSDVIPALEYLAAAIETRAAEWSDIVKSGRTHLMDAVPITFGQEAGAWASQVRFGVERLKSGLPRLGELPIGGTAVGSGLNAPEGFGSAVSQELASVTGLPLTEARDHFEAQATQDSVVETSGHLRTVAVSLNKIANDLRWLGSGPRTGLAELALPDLQPGSSIMPGKVNPVIPEATLQVVAQVIGNDAAVAFAGAAGNFQLNVNLPVIARNVLESARLLAAVSRLLADKVFAGVTVNADRAREYAEGSPSIVTPLNSYIGYEEAAAIAKLALKELKTIREVVIERGHVANGKLTEAQLDEALDVLRMARGGR; translated from the coding sequence ATGGCTGAACAGGAATACCGGATCGAACACGACACCATGGGCGAGGTGCGCGTCCCCGTCGACGCCCTCTACCGCGCGCAGACGCAGCGCGCCGTCGAGAACTTCCCGATCTCCGGCCGTGGCCTGGAGCGCGCCCAGATCCGTGCGCTCGGCCTGCTGAAGGCCGCCGCGGCGCGGGTCAACGCGCGCCTCGGCGTGCTGGACGCCGAGGTCGCCGAGGCCATCGCGAAGGCCGCCGACGAGGTCGCCGAGGGCAAGCACGACGCGCATTTCCCGATCGACGTGTTCCAGACCGGTTCCGGGACCTCGTCGAACATGAACGCCAACGAGGTCATCGCGACGCTGGCGTCGCGCGCGCTGGGCCGCGACGTCCACCCGAACGACCACGTCAACGCGTCGCAGTCCTCGAACGACACCTTCCCGACGACGATCCACGTCGCCGCGACGGAGACCGTCCTGTCCGACGTGATCCCGGCGCTGGAGTACCTGGCCGCCGCGATCGAGACGCGGGCCGCCGAATGGTCGGACATCGTGAAATCCGGCCGCACGCATCTGATGGACGCCGTCCCGATCACCTTCGGCCAGGAGGCGGGCGCGTGGGCGTCGCAGGTCCGGTTCGGTGTCGAACGGCTGAAGTCGGGCCTGCCGCGACTCGGTGAGCTGCCGATCGGCGGCACCGCGGTCGGTTCCGGGCTGAACGCGCCCGAGGGTTTCGGCTCGGCCGTTTCGCAGGAGCTGGCGTCGGTCACCGGTCTTCCGCTGACCGAGGCGCGTGACCACTTCGAGGCGCAGGCGACGCAGGACAGCGTCGTCGAGACGTCCGGGCATCTGCGCACGGTCGCGGTGTCGCTGAACAAGATCGCGAACGACCTGCGCTGGCTGGGTTCCGGCCCGCGCACCGGGCTGGCCGAACTCGCGCTGCCGGATCTGCAGCCGGGTTCGTCGATCATGCCGGGCAAGGTGAACCCGGTGATCCCGGAGGCGACGCTGCAGGTGGTCGCGCAGGTGATCGGGAACGACGCGGCGGTCGCTTTCGCGGGCGCGGCGGGCAACTTCCAGCTCAACGTGAACCTGCCCGTCATCGCGCGCAACGTGCTCGAATCGGCGCGGCTGCTCGCGGCGGTCTCGCGGCTGCTGGCGGACAAGGTGTTCGCGGGCGTGACGGTGAACGCCGACCGCGCGCGGGAGTACGCCGAGGGTTCGCCGTCGATCGTGACGCCGCTGAACTCCTACATCGGCTACGAAGAGGCCGCCGCGATCGCGAAGCTCGCGCTCAAGGAACTGAAGACGATCCGCGAGGTCGTGATCGAACGCGGTCACGTCGCGAACGGCAAGCTCACCGAGGCCCAGTTGGACGAAGCGCTCGACGTGCTCCGGATGGCGCGCGGCGGCCGCTAA
- a CDS encoding TetR/AcrR family transcriptional regulator: protein MVRGRPREEGIDDAVREAVRALLTETGYQRCTIDAVAARAGVGKAAVYRRWRSKAELVFAAVIHPVELEPPEDTGSLRGDVAAVLAVIESSLDGAELRRALPSLLADVRADPVLEARFGEVFLGRERGYLVEMLDRAVARGELSRRPDPALVHAILLGPVLTWLHLFTETTPSGGLAASLASPLHAAVAALGA, encoded by the coding sequence ATGGTGCGAGGCAGGCCGAGGGAAGAGGGCATCGACGACGCGGTCCGCGAGGCCGTGCGGGCGCTGCTGACCGAGACCGGGTACCAGCGCTGCACGATCGACGCGGTCGCGGCGCGGGCGGGGGTCGGCAAGGCCGCGGTGTACCGGCGGTGGCGGTCGAAGGCGGAACTCGTGTTCGCTGCGGTGATCCATCCCGTCGAGCTCGAACCGCCCGAGGACACCGGTTCGCTGCGGGGCGACGTGGCGGCGGTACTCGCGGTGATCGAGTCCTCTTTGGACGGTGCGGAACTGCGGCGGGCGCTGCCGTCGCTGCTCGCCGACGTCCGCGCCGATCCGGTGCTGGAGGCCCGGTTCGGCGAGGTCTTCCTCGGCCGTGAACGCGGATATCTGGTCGAGATGCTGGATCGGGCCGTCGCGAGAGGGGAACTCTCGCGACGGCCCGATCCGGCGCTCGTGCACGCGATCCTGCTCGGCCCGGTGCTGACGTGGCTGCACCTGTTCACCGAGACGACGCCGTCGGGCGGGTTGGCGGCTTCGCTCGCCTCACCGCTCCATGCGGCCGTGGCCGCTCTCGGTGCTTAG
- a CDS encoding SRPBCC family protein has translation MTWTRTSREILPVPPSALWAALADFTRWPDWDPDLTGAELHGPAEVGSTGFLVPNGFRGRVHSRVAEPFTITSLIQDREVALRQPIPFGVMDLALTVAAVDGGTEFVQQVTLTGPLRAVMVAVIGGDVVKHFDVKCARLTELAAAQADHDA, from the coding sequence ATGACCTGGACGAGAACCTCCCGCGAAATCCTGCCCGTCCCGCCGTCCGCGCTCTGGGCGGCACTGGCCGACTTCACCCGGTGGCCCGACTGGGATCCCGACCTCACCGGCGCCGAACTGCACGGTCCCGCCGAGGTGGGCTCGACCGGTTTCCTCGTACCGAACGGATTCCGCGGCCGCGTGCACTCACGGGTCGCCGAGCCGTTCACGATCACTTCGCTGATCCAGGACCGCGAGGTCGCCCTCCGCCAGCCGATTCCCTTCGGCGTCATGGATCTCGCGCTGACCGTGGCCGCGGTCGACGGCGGGACCGAGTTCGTCCAGCAGGTCACGCTCACCGGGCCGTTGCGCGCGGTCATGGTCGCGGTCATCGGCGGCGACGTCGTCAAGCACTTCGACGTCAAATGCGCCCGGCTCACCGAACTCGCGGCGGCGCAGGCCGACCACGACGCCTGA
- a CDS encoding helix-turn-helix transcriptional regulator, translating to MTETAELGDFLKARRAALDPADLGLPTGFNQRRVAGLRREELAQLAGISVDYYTRLEQGRARNVSDSVLDSLSRALRLHRDEETYLRNLAAPKRKRIARPRAQRVRPELQQMLNAIQSPAFVFGRYLDVLAWNPLGAALSFDFAACPPGERNIPKMFFLDEHAREMHPEWETVAKEVVANLRAESGKYPDDPYLAQLVGELSLGSEEFRKLWAKHTVREKAHSWKVMINPVVGELRLRYETLRLPDDPDQALVIYTAEPGSSSERGLALLASWVADPAHA from the coding sequence ATGACCGAGACGGCCGAGCTGGGCGACTTCCTCAAGGCACGCAGGGCCGCGCTGGATCCGGCCGACCTCGGCCTGCCGACGGGCTTCAACCAGCGGCGGGTCGCCGGGCTGCGGCGCGAGGAGCTGGCGCAGCTGGCCGGGATCAGCGTCGACTACTACACGCGGCTGGAGCAGGGGCGGGCTCGCAACGTGTCCGATTCCGTCCTCGATTCGCTGAGCCGGGCGCTGCGGCTGCACCGCGACGAGGAGACGTACCTGCGCAACCTGGCCGCGCCGAAGCGCAAACGCATCGCCCGGCCCCGCGCGCAGCGGGTCCGACCGGAACTGCAGCAGATGCTGAACGCGATCCAATCCCCGGCGTTCGTCTTCGGCCGCTATCTGGACGTGCTGGCCTGGAACCCGCTCGGGGCCGCGTTGTCCTTCGATTTCGCCGCCTGCCCGCCCGGCGAGCGCAACATCCCGAAGATGTTCTTCCTCGACGAGCACGCCCGCGAGATGCACCCGGAGTGGGAGACCGTGGCGAAAGAGGTCGTGGCGAACCTCAGGGCCGAGAGCGGGAAGTACCCGGACGACCCGTACCTCGCCCAGCTGGTCGGCGAGCTCTCGCTCGGCAGCGAGGAGTTCCGGAAGCTGTGGGCGAAGCACACCGTGCGCGAGAAGGCGCACTCGTGGAAGGTGATGATCAACCCGGTCGTGGGTGAACTCCGGCTGCGCTACGAGACGCTGCGGCTGCCCGACGATCCGGACCAGGCCCTGGTGATCTACACCGCCGAGCCCGGTTCCTCCAGCGAGCGGGGGCTCGCGCTGCTGGCCAGCTGGGTGGCGGATCCCGCGCACGCCTGA
- a CDS encoding ATP-dependent DNA ligase — protein MLFTAVVTASAELAATRSRKAKIATLAALLRAAGEPELPAVVAFLTGQPTQGRIGTGWRTLAELNAAPAAEPSLTVAEVDTALGTVGAASGSGSVKLRTETLRALFVRMTKAEQEFLFRLLTGELRQGALEGIMVDAIAAASEIPAEDVRRAFMLSGQLPVTGLAAMTGGKERLAEFKLALGRPIRPMLASPAESLEEAVAEHAEALVEYKMDGARIQVHRDGDEVHVYTRTLREITGSVGELVELVRSLPCTSVVLDGETLALTDDGRPRPFQETMSRFGSSRDEQVKALLLRPYFFDCLHLDGTDLLDAPLSERNVALRKVAGEHVIPGEIAPASAEAVLEAAMAAGHEGVMVKDLASPYAAGRRGRAWLKVKPVHTIDLVVLAAEWGHGRRTGTLSNLHLGARDPGGGPPIMVGKTFKGMTDELLAWQTKTFQEIETHRTDWAVHVRPELVVEIELDGAQVSTRYPGGLALRFARVVRYRPDKESADADTIDTVRGLLKP, from the coding sequence ATGTTGTTCACCGCGGTGGTGACCGCGTCGGCCGAACTGGCCGCCACGAGGTCCAGGAAGGCGAAGATCGCCACCCTGGCCGCACTGCTGCGCGCCGCGGGCGAGCCGGAGCTCCCCGCGGTGGTCGCGTTCCTCACCGGGCAGCCGACGCAGGGCCGCATCGGCACCGGCTGGCGGACGCTGGCCGAGCTGAACGCGGCACCCGCCGCCGAGCCGTCGTTGACCGTGGCCGAGGTCGACACGGCGCTCGGCACGGTCGGGGCGGCGTCCGGCTCCGGCTCGGTGAAACTGCGCACGGAGACGTTGCGGGCGTTGTTCGTCAGGATGACCAAAGCCGAGCAGGAGTTCCTGTTCCGGCTTCTGACCGGCGAGCTGCGGCAGGGCGCGCTCGAAGGGATCATGGTGGACGCCATCGCGGCGGCGTCCGAGATCCCGGCCGAGGACGTCCGGCGGGCGTTCATGCTGTCCGGGCAGCTGCCGGTGACGGGCCTGGCGGCGATGACCGGCGGCAAGGAACGGCTGGCGGAGTTCAAACTCGCCCTGGGCAGGCCGATCCGGCCGATGCTGGCGTCTCCGGCGGAGTCGCTGGAAGAGGCCGTCGCCGAGCACGCCGAGGCCCTGGTCGAGTACAAGATGGACGGCGCGCGGATCCAGGTCCACCGCGACGGTGACGAGGTCCACGTCTACACGCGGACACTGCGCGAGATCACCGGCAGCGTCGGTGAACTGGTGGAGCTCGTGCGCTCGCTGCCCTGCACGTCGGTGGTGCTCGACGGCGAGACGCTGGCGCTGACCGACGACGGCAGGCCGAGGCCGTTCCAGGAGACGATGAGCCGGTTCGGCAGCAGCCGCGACGAGCAGGTCAAGGCGTTGCTGCTGCGGCCGTATTTCTTCGACTGCCTGCATCTCGACGGCACCGACCTGCTGGACGCTCCGCTGTCCGAGCGGAACGTGGCCTTGCGCAAGGTCGCGGGCGAGCACGTGATCCCCGGTGAGATCGCGCCCGCTTCGGCCGAAGCGGTATTGGAAGCGGCGATGGCCGCCGGGCACGAGGGCGTGATGGTCAAGGACCTCGCGTCGCCGTACGCGGCGGGCCGCCGCGGGCGCGCTTGGCTCAAGGTGAAACCGGTGCACACGATCGACCTGGTCGTCCTCGCCGCGGAATGGGGACACGGCAGGCGCACCGGCACGCTGTCGAACCTGCATCTCGGCGCGCGCGACCCCGGCGGCGGGCCGCCGATCATGGTCGGCAAGACGTTCAAGGGCATGACCGACGAGCTGCTGGCCTGGCAGACGAAGACGTTCCAGGAGATCGAGACCCACCGCACGGACTGGGCGGTGCACGTGCGGCCGGAGCTCGTCGTGGAGATCGAACTCGACGGGGCCCAGGTGAGCACGCGGTATCCGGGCGGGCTGGCGCTGCGCTTCGCGCGCGTCGTCCGATACCGGCCCGACAAGGAGTCCGCCGACGCCGACACCATCGACACCGTGCGTGGTCTCCTCAAGCCCTGA
- a CDS encoding Pr6Pr family membrane protein, whose protein sequence is MQASKIARAWFGATALVVIAGLAAQIPVSAGTEGGSFHTPAGRVANLLAFFTIDSNILVGVGSLLLALGVAGRSTLFGVLRLTGLVGITVTGVVFQVALADLYELHGWAVFADTMLHKVSPLMCVAGWLLFGPRGQLSWRVLSWSLLYPLVWLAVTLVRGAIIGFYPYPFVDPGINSYGGVAFNCVLIGVLFIGLAAAAVGFDRTFSRRDEQDENWGWERSSSVEGGGGGMDGLAPDPPEGVERIRDAGTY, encoded by the coding sequence ATGCAGGCTTCCAAGATCGCGCGTGCCTGGTTCGGCGCGACCGCGCTGGTGGTGATCGCCGGGCTCGCCGCCCAGATCCCGGTCTCGGCGGGCACCGAGGGCGGCAGCTTCCACACCCCGGCCGGGCGGGTGGCCAACCTGCTGGCCTTCTTCACCATCGATTCGAACATCCTGGTCGGCGTCGGCAGCCTGCTGCTCGCGCTCGGTGTCGCGGGCCGGTCGACCCTGTTCGGCGTGCTGCGGCTCACCGGCCTCGTCGGCATCACCGTGACCGGCGTCGTCTTCCAGGTCGCGCTCGCCGACCTCTACGAACTGCACGGCTGGGCCGTCTTCGCCGACACGATGCTGCACAAGGTGTCGCCGCTGATGTGCGTCGCGGGCTGGCTGCTGTTCGGGCCGCGAGGCCAGCTGTCGTGGCGGGTCCTGTCCTGGTCGCTGCTGTACCCGCTGGTCTGGCTCGCCGTCACGCTGGTGCGCGGGGCGATCATCGGGTTCTACCCGTACCCGTTCGTCGATCCGGGCATCAACAGCTATGGCGGTGTCGCGTTCAACTGCGTGCTGATCGGCGTGCTGTTCATCGGCCTCGCGGCGGCCGCGGTCGGCTTCGACCGCACCTTCAGCCGCCGGGACGAGCAGGACGAGAATTGGGGCTGGGAGCGCAGCTCCTCCGTTGAGGGCGGAGGTGGGGGCATGGATGGACTAGCCCCGGACCCGCCGGAAGGCGTTGAGCGGATCCGCGACGCCGGCACGTACTAG
- a CDS encoding NADH:flavin oxidoreductase/NADH oxidase family protein: MSEPKELLAEPLKLRCGALLPNRLAKAALSEQLGDRRNRPTAELAELYRTWSRGGAGTLITGNVMVDPTALGEPRNVAVPREPDATEFKPWARSADGTETRLWVQLNHPGRQSPRFLSRQPVAPSAVPFGDRGIRSVFATPRALTGDEIEAIIDRFGVAARTVVEAGFTGVQIHGAHGYLVSQFLSPLTNRRTDGWGGDAVRRRRFLLEVVARIRGEVGDAVPIAVKLNSADFQRGGFSEEESLEVVRELGEAGIDLLEVSGGTYEKAAMMGSGKASTVSREAYFLDYAAKARQVTDVALMVTGGFTSPEGMAEALRSGALDVIGLGRPLVVDPALPGRLLAGEDARAERKAPKTGIRLADSLLEIQWHTQQMHRVAAGKPVDRRLGAVRTLVRAGVADPLNAFRRVRG, translated from the coding sequence ATGAGCGAGCCCAAGGAATTGCTGGCCGAGCCGCTGAAACTGCGCTGCGGCGCGCTCCTGCCGAACAGGCTGGCCAAGGCCGCGCTGAGCGAGCAACTCGGCGACCGCCGCAACCGGCCGACCGCCGAACTGGCCGAGTTGTACCGGACGTGGTCGCGAGGCGGCGCCGGAACGCTGATCACCGGCAACGTCATGGTCGATCCGACCGCGCTCGGCGAACCGCGCAACGTCGCGGTGCCGCGGGAACCGGACGCGACGGAGTTCAAGCCGTGGGCGCGGTCGGCCGACGGGACCGAGACCCGGCTGTGGGTTCAGCTCAACCATCCCGGCCGTCAGAGCCCGCGCTTCCTGTCCCGTCAGCCGGTCGCGCCGTCCGCGGTGCCGTTCGGCGACCGTGGCATCCGCTCGGTGTTCGCGACGCCGAGGGCGCTCACCGGCGACGAGATCGAAGCGATCATCGACCGGTTCGGCGTCGCCGCGCGCACCGTCGTCGAGGCGGGGTTCACCGGTGTCCAGATCCACGGGGCGCACGGCTACCTCGTCTCCCAGTTCCTTTCACCGCTGACCAACCGGCGCACCGACGGCTGGGGCGGCGACGCGGTGCGACGGCGCCGGTTCCTGCTGGAAGTGGTCGCCCGGATCCGGGGCGAGGTCGGAGACGCCGTGCCGATCGCGGTCAAACTCAACAGCGCGGACTTCCAGCGCGGCGGCTTCAGCGAGGAAGAGTCGCTCGAAGTCGTCCGCGAACTGGGTGAAGCGGGCATCGACCTGCTGGAAGTCTCCGGCGGCACCTACGAAAAGGCCGCCATGATGGGCTCCGGCAAGGCGAGCACTGTCAGCCGGGAGGCCTACTTCCTCGACTACGCCGCGAAAGCGCGGCAGGTCACCGACGTCGCGCTGATGGTCACCGGCGGCTTCACCAGCCCGGAGGGGATGGCGGAGGCGCTGCGTTCCGGCGCGCTGGACGTCATCGGTCTCGGCAGGCCGCTGGTCGTCGATCCGGCGCTGCCCGGCCGTCTGCTGGCAGGCGAGGACGCCCGCGCCGAGCGCAAGGCCCCTAAGACGGGCATCCGGCTGGCCGACAGCCTGCTCGAAATCCAGTGGCACACCCAGCAGATGCACCGCGTCGCGGCCGGGAAACCGGTGGACCGGCGGCTCGGCGCGGTGCGGACGCTAGTACGTGCCGGCGTCGCGGATCCGCTCAACGCCTTCCGGCGGGTCCGGGGCTAG
- a CDS encoding DUF309 domain-containing protein, translating into MTDRDRDEAGRARNARPRDGLGRPLPYGADGVERQPEGIERAPEDTIAEAQRLLDAGRPFHAHEVFEDAWKAADGAERELWRALAQLAVGLTHAARGNGNGAASLLERGADNIEPFRQARPHGIDIPGLQAWAREMAGEVKVRIRVEPVPPRLLGQGL; encoded by the coding sequence ATGACCGACCGGGACCGTGACGAAGCCGGACGAGCACGCAACGCGCGCCCTCGGGACGGTCTCGGGAGGCCGCTCCCGTACGGCGCCGACGGTGTCGAACGACAGCCCGAGGGCATCGAGCGGGCCCCCGAGGACACCATCGCCGAGGCCCAGCGCCTGCTCGACGCGGGCCGCCCGTTTCACGCGCACGAGGTGTTCGAGGACGCGTGGAAGGCCGCCGACGGGGCCGAGCGCGAGCTTTGGCGTGCCCTCGCGCAGCTCGCCGTGGGCCTGACCCACGCGGCCAGGGGGAACGGGAACGGCGCGGCGTCGCTGCTGGAACGGGGTGCGGACAACATCGAGCCGTTCCGCCAGGCCAGGCCGCACGGGATCGACATCCCCGGCCTGCAGGCATGGGCGCGGGAGATGGCCGGAGAAGTGAAGGTGCGGATCCGGGTCGAGCCGGTTCCGCCTCGCCTACTGGGCCAGGGCCTGTAG